The following DNA comes from Populus trichocarpa isolate Nisqually-1 chromosome 19, P.trichocarpa_v4.1, whole genome shotgun sequence.
ggaaaatagtaatttttttataatgatctCAATCTATTCAACATCCCAATAGAATTTACAACCATTTCTACATATAGAATTTCCTCATAAGATCATTACCTCTTTTTAAGTGAAATTACAATTATTTACCAATGTAACAATTGCTTTCCTTTTTACTGTAGTACATTTACCGATTAATCTATGTAATATGATCATtgcaatacttttttttagcaTCTGTGAGTGTCTGGGtcagtttacgcgcacctcgactaatcccccaagaccttgaagttaacaaccaggtaagtctccagtgaccctAAAGTTTGTGACACTCGAACTAGTGACTTTTAGGGAGCAAACTCAGGGTCTGACCaattgagctacacccctcaggGTTGATCATTACAATACTTGATTCTATTAATGAGTTCGTCTTGCACTTggctttttttattcctttgttGGGTCACATGAATTATTTAAAGTagaggtaagaaaaaaaaaacaaccaaaacaattgacaaaaccaaaaaaaaaaaaaacaaaccaaggaaaaaaaaaactaattaaaaaaatctttggttCGGTTCAAGGTCGGTTTAATATTTCTAAGACCATTTTAAATTGAGCCAGTTCGATTTGAACCCTAAACCAAACTGATAAAACTAggtataaaaacatttttttaaaaaaaaaacctaagctCCCTAATTTCCCACCCTTCCAACAAAGTGACTCTATGTGTCTCTATAGTCTACCCTATTCTTTCTCGAACTCCATCACAGCTTCCTCACCTCCATCTTCGTCtcatgtctctctctctctctctctgttttttttttaataatgatgcaacctctttcttctttataaGTTTCTTACTCCTATTTGAAGTTGGTTTATGGTTCAAAATTGAAATGTGTTTCCGtattttgaatttcaagctCATAATCTTCTTGTCTTGTTATTCCTTCTAGCCGTTTGTTGTGAATTACATACATAAGTAATGTAGAAACCACTTTGGTttgactctatttttttaaaaataaatcttgaaaccaaaccaaatcgaaaatgatcactccttatttttaacataaattttattacaaagagaacataaattaattatataattgataattaaagcATCCAtttcaatttgaataaaaaaaagattagtagAATGTGACATGCTAATATCATTTCTTATAGTTtgtcttcaatatttaatttatattgagtgAAAAATGGATTAACCACTGtgaccataaataaataaaaacaacccaTTAGGCCATCACGGCTataaacaattacaaaaaataattaaaatagctCAATTTTCTCCTATGCATTGTGAGGAGAAATACTGTGACTTCAAGCAGTGTTTTGACTATTTTATCCTTCATAATTTAAGCCTTATAACATACACTCAAgagtaatatattatttttcataagacACATCTGGTATTGCAAGATTGGGTGGGGGTAAAGGGatcttttaaacttttattgGTACAATGTAATGTCAATAATACCATTAGATGTTGAATTTCCTTGCCTGCACGGACAGgggtgtttttggtttttccttATTCTAGGAACAATATAGTTACTTAAGTGCCATTTGATTCAAATCATCTTTAACTAATATTGAGGAGgttctcaatcttttttttttaatgtttttttcgtTAATATTGTATGGGATCAGAGGCAATTTAGTATTTgtatagaataaattaaaaagaaaaagaagaaattatcgGCGTGTGCATCACACGAGCTAGCATGTGAGAGGCGTTCGCGCCTTTTGGGTGGCGCATGCGGTGCCTTCCGTTGGAAGAACACCGCATGTCGGGATGGCATTGGATGCATCTCGCCACCCCCTTCATGGTGGTGAGGCGCATTCCTTTGTCCCATGCATGGTGGAGCTCCAACAACGTGTTTTTCTCCCCtcgttttttttatctctctcttcagccttgaaaaatatgttatttgttATCTTTATCACATTTGGTCAtccttcttttaattgtatcaaattacaattatttattttttcaattgcatcatttgtcatttgatttttatatcaaattcatcattttattttataatatttcagGTTTGAccttcaatgttttgatttctaatttagaTTCTTGGCccttttatgaaattttaatttcttttcaatttcatccttggatccatgatcttatttttatttttttcatacttggtcctcattctcttgattcatttttgttttcgattcttttgtaaatttaatttttcttttcaattttgcccttcaattcaaatttgtaTGGTATTTAAGGTTTGACCCTCAATGTTTTGATTCCTAATTttgttcttagtttttttttttatcaaattttaatttgttttcaatttcatccttggatctataatattgattttgttttattttttttagattttgtgctcattctcttgatttttaatttttattttggattcaattgttatttgtttttcaatttttcccttcaattcaaaattttagtttatcaTCTCAACGAgttttgatccttttttattagattttccCCAGGTTAATCAAAACATGGGCCAACCCAGGTTTTTGACCGTCTTACACTTGATCAattctctcaatttcttttgaaactcaTCCCGGTCTAAGCCAAGGGTCACATGGGTCACGGGTCAAGCTGTCGAGTCGAGCCAAGTTTtaaaatagttgtttttcacatgcaatgctTCTAGATTAGTCACTAGTtaaggtcatgagtttgaaaagttaacacaaGTTGACGTCGTTTTGTTTCCCGAATACATCCTTTGAGGTTGTTTGTtagtttctttggttttcttttcaatcaagtTCTCTGTATCTCATGATCTAGGTGGAAGGTTTATACGGGTGGccgaggtttttttttgttgtcgcttttgttttatccttttttattttgttcttcaaaattcaattccttttaaattaaacttctttttttttccttgttgtcTTTTATTGGATTATCTTGTCCACATGATCCTGCTCGCCGATTTTGATAACCTTAATTGGTTTTATtggtgctttgttttttaagatttttttttaattttttttttaacattttaattctTAGAAATtgactattattattttttcagttatttttctataatatcaagtcattgattttttttctattctttaaaaataattactctcgagctttatttttttacaccaTATCGTCTCTCGTTGTAAAGCGCAAGTCATCTATCAAGTTTTGtctaaacaccaaaaaaaaaaaaaaaaaaaaaacaaaaagttgtaTGCAAGACCTGTCGTCGGCGCTTATGGATGTTGGATGATAGGGTTTAAGAATCAGGtgcaaaaaccctaaaattattAGTTTGGGAAAAAAGAAGCAACCCTCCCTCTCAGCGTCTCTCTCCTTTCCCTCATATGgattcaaaaaagaagaaagaagacaagGACAACCAAAAATCAGAAATATTTGCATCATGCTCTTTCTCTGCTCTCGGCCTACACCCCTCTCTCTGTAATCAACTCcaaggtctctctctctctcattaatatttgtgttctcaatttcttttgatttttttttattaatcattgaatttgtttatgtaaataattaaaaaaaaaacagaaaggttGGGTTTTGAAGGTCCGACTTTAGTTCAAGCTCAAGCTATTCCAGTCATTCTCTCCGGCCGTCACGTGTATccttctgtcttttttttttttaatttctttcaacaatttatgtatctcattttaattcaatgtttttttttttatatatatacttaactgaaattaaaatttatagactTGTTAACGCGGCGACTGGTACTGGAAAAACTGTTGCGTATTTAGCTCCGATTATTCACCATTTGCATAGTTACCCTTCGAGAATCGACCGCGAGAATGGAACTTTTGGTATGTGATctgggtttcttttttcttacttgGGGTTAAAAATGAATGTGGGattgttgaattgattatttttgttgttaatgcACTTGTTTATGATTGAATTTGATATGGTTGGTGACAGCGTTGGTTCTTGTACCAACGCGGGAGCTTTGTTTGCAGGTTTATGAGATTCTGCAAAAGTTGTTACATCGGTTTCATTGGATTGTACCGGGCTATGTAATGGGTGGTGAAAACCGGTCGAAAGAGAAAGCTAGGTTGCGCAAAGGTAGGAAATTTGCTTTGGTTCTTCAACCTTTGTTATATGGTCTGAATGCTATGTTTTACAGTGTTTTCCTTCTTAAAAGCATGGGAGTCGTCATCCTAGTAATCTTGATTAGATGTGTTATACTTGATGAGGGCTTGAGCACTTGGTTGTCCTAGTCAGTTCATTTGCCCAACAACATATCTTTGTAATGGTTTCAATTTAATAAAGTCATTTGTTATAAACTTATGAATGACCTACAAATGCCAACATAGATGCTGTTTTATGTTGGTTGGGCTCTTAAATACTTGGTATGTTTCCTTTCAGGTATATCTATTCTTGTTGCAACTCCTGGTCGCCTGTTGGATCACTTAAAGAACACAGCATCTTTTGTTCACACAAATCTGCGCTGGATTATCTTCGATGAAGCAGATAGGTATTCTTTGCAAAATAAGTTcgagatattttattttgccaTTATGCATCTCCTATGACATCTTTAACTCTGTTTGAGCATCTTGACAGAATTTTGGAATTAGGATTTGGCAAGGAAATAGAGGAGATACTGGATCTTTTGGGATCTAGGCAAATTGGGTCTGTTGGAAATGGAAATCAAGTTTCAAGCCTTTCTAATTTTCAGGGACAAAATCTGCTACTATCAGCTACCTTAAATGAAAAGGTAAATCATCTTGCTAAAATCAGTCTAGAAAATCCAGTTATGATTGGTCTTGATGACAAGAAGATACAACCGGATCAATCAGTTGATCATATTGAAACTGCGGAatctgatgaagatgatggttTAGGATATAGCAAAGTAAAAAACTCTTCAACTGGAGATTATAAGCTTCCAGCTCAGTTGGTTCAGAGATATGTGAAAGGTACATGTTCATTAAAGCACATTTGTGAACCTTTCCAGCTGGATGGTTGATTTTGGAGCCCTGATTGAATTTCCTTGTAGTGCCTTGTGGTTCACGGCTTGCGGTACTTTTATCCATTCTCAAGAATCTGTTTGAGAGAGAAGCTTCGCATAAGGTATGACTGCTTTCCTAATTTgtacttgatttatttattattcattatgtTGCTTTCGAGATGCCCTACATACAGGTATTTGAAATTTGTGTGTATTGGtgctgttttaatttttttgttttgtcgcCATCACTTTATCCTCTGCAAGATCATCATAGTCTGGTGTGGGTCCCGACAAAATAAGTAATCTCCAATATAGTGAATTGTAATTGAACTGAGGTTAAAATACATGACCAGTGTTTGCAGTAAAGCTAGCTTGGTTTATGAGGTCCAAAATCCAAAGGATACCAGTTTTGAATTTTGGTTATTATTGACTATTATCATATGTCCTCTAGTTGAGATATGTAAATTCTGCATTGTTCACTTATTTGGAGGTTATGTTCACTGCCTCCAATCCCGAGTCTAGGCAATAGTTTTGCTCAATAATATTCTCTTgtctttattttacaataattgCCTAAATTTAAGCAATATCAAATTTTTAACACTTACTCAAACCTAAATGAATATTTCTTGCCTTCATGATTACTCTATGCTTGAGATTATGTGCACGGTTCTTTTTACTTAGTTAATTTCTTTCACTAGTTACTGGCTTCTTGAGCATCAACTCGTCAAATCACTCACACACTTATTTTACAGATTGTGGTGTTCTTTTCAACATGTGATGCAGTTGATTTTCACTATTCCCTCCTAAGTGAATTCTGCTGGTCACCCAACTCACAATCAGAAGCAGAACATACAGAGAGGTTCTTGAGATGTAACACTCTTCGGTTGCATGGGAATATGAAGCAGGAAGACCGAAGGAATACATTTCAAGCCTTCAAAACAGAGAAATCAGCTCTTCTTTTGTCCACAGATATTGCTGCTAGAGGCTTGGATTTTCCAAAAGTTAGATGCATTGTTCAGTACGATTCTCCAGGAGAGGCAACTGAATATGTTCACAGGTTTTTAGGGACTTATTTCTCTTGTGGTTATATGCATATTTTCTCGAGTCaactttatctttgtttttgttaagaTTGGATAAATGGTTTGTTTGAGCTTTGATTACAGCAATAATTCATGGTGCAGGGTTGGTCGAACTGCTCGGTTAGGTGAAAAAGGAGACTCATTGCTATTTCTGCAACCAGTTGAAGTGGATTATCTACATGACTTGGAGAAACATGGTGTATCACTGACAGAGTATCCCATCCTCAAAGTGTTGGGTAGTTTCCCATTATATGGTCAGGTGTACCGTGCCAGAAAGTTTGTTTCTTTAGATTTGCATCCTTGGGTTCTATATTTGCAGAGGGCACTGGAGTCATTTATCTTGTCTGAGGTATGGCTTTCcaatatcatgttattttgttttgagttgtATTGCCTGCAAtccttaatattcttttttggtGATTCTGGGCGTAATCTTCTATCAGCTCTCTGATTGTATTATATCAAAGttgtttatatcatttttttcaatcattgcATTTggcatttgatatttttttcaaagttgttCGGATCTCTTTTTATAAACATTGCATTTGGCATCTATATTTTTGTCTATTATCTGTTTATTCGCTGCTCCCTTGAGCCTGAGTTTCTTCTTATGTACTTCATAGTTGATGTATTGCTTTTCATATCTTTCTTCAGCCAAGGATGAATAAACTGGCTCAGACTGCATTTTGCTCTTGGGTCCGTGCATACACAGCCCATCGTGGTGACCTGAAAAGAATTTTTATGGTGAAGAAACTTCATTTGGGGCACGTTTCCAGAAGCTTTGGACTGAAGCAGCAGCCATCATTGGTTGGACAATCATTTCAAAATCAAtcgaagaagaggaagagagaagggAAGCAAAAGGGACTATCAAAGCAGAGAAAGTTTACTCGTAAAACACGAACCTAAAACatgaagaagataattttgaaacatggCAGATTGATGAGACTACAGACAGATGCCGAGGCTATAACACCGGACATGTTGCTAATTGTAGGCATGCCCATCAGAACTGATTTGCTGCCTTTCATGGTTATTTTGAACTTGTAATTTGCCACTGGGCATGAAATATCTTATGCATATAGGGCTAATCATGTTTTATTGACTCATATTACAATTCTAATACACAAGAGTTAATTGTTTCGAACTTTGTGGTTTCAGATAATTTAtacacttccaatttcttcTAATACATTGTTTACTGTTCTCAGAAACTTGGTGATTCTGACTCCTCCCTAAGCCAATGGCAAACAATTTGGTGATTCGAAATCATTACAATGCCCAATAGAAGAGCCCAAACCAAAAGTTTTATCTAGCACTATCACATCTGATCAATTCCAAAATCAATTGCCTATATGCATTTTAATTCATTTGGGGATGCTATGTTTGATAAATGGCCGGAAAGTGAAGTTTCAGTTCTTGGAATTCTATAGTTTATGGGTACTTCTCATTTGGACATATGAAGGAGTGAATTTGAGATGagtcatgtattttttttatattttaatttaaagtttaaattcatataattatactattaaaccataaaaaaatacaattgaaagaaaaataaaaattcagctTTTCTCTAActcaataactaaaaaataaacttagatcaaaataaaattattataaatttgagGTGAGCTCCTTCTATTCTCTCCTTGTTTTAATTTGGAGCATAACTTTATATAATTAAACCATAAAAAGatacaattgaaagaaaaaaaaaagtttgaaattaaaaaaaaaaaaaaaagagagcaggaGGTTCACTGTTAATAGTGGCGGACCTTCAacttctttagtttttgttaaaaacGAGAATGTGAAATTTGTTTTGGCATCCTTTACTAGTACTCTATGTGCTTGTTGTCAAGGTGAATTTGTTAGTTTTGGCAGGCAGGTTCATTGTGATGTGGTTAAGCTGGGTTTGGAGAATGGCCCTTATTTTTGCACTCATTATTTGACCATGCATTCCAAGTGCAAATTAATTGCAGATGCTGAAAATGTTTTTGATCAGGTTTCTGAGAAAAAAGACAGAATTGTGGAATGCAATTATCTCGGCATATGTTGTTAATGGATGTGCTTCCAAATGTTTCGAAAATTTACAAACAGATGAAGTTGCTTAAGATTCCCACTGATTCCCTTACAGTGACAGATGTTCTATCATCTTGCAGTTCGGTTGGTTCATATGATTTTGGTAGTTTGATTCATAcagagtaagaaaaaaaagacctgTTCAGAGTAATGTTGCTTTACAGAGTGCTCTGTTGACCATGTGCTCGGAACGAGGTAGGCTTGTTTCCAGATGCTGTCTCCATCACAAGTGTCCTTGTGCGCAAGAAAGCAGAAGAGATACCATTTGAAGATCTGGTTTGAGCAACATGAACTGATTTGAGCAAGGAAGCAACTACTCTGGTCGGGAGGATCTGGTTAGAAGCAACTATGTTGTCCAGGTTGATCTGGCCAGCAGCTTTCACCGTCTGAAGAAGCACAAGGAAGACCAGTGCAGAATATAGCACTGTTTTTCCATCTCGTCACTGTATGACAGGCAATGATTATGGCATATCAATGCGTACCAATGGAAGAAACTGATTGAGGCTATGAAAATCTTAGTTTCATCGAATTTGAGGGACAAATGGAACCGCAGGATAAAGAAGCAACATCGGCTTAGTTCACTAGAAAAACCTGTGGATTAGCAGCTTGGCATGGCATGGCTTTCATTTTCCATCGTTTCAGGTTACAAGGATTAAGGAGGAGATTAGCTTTACTCGCAAAGTTATCCAAAACTAGGGCACGATCAATTTTTGAACCCCCCAAAAACAATTTTGCTATTCCTCGACTGGAAGTATTTACAGCTACTAATTCCCAGGAGTAACAATTTCCAAACTATAGTTTATACACAGAACCCGTTGCATATTGGCTCATACAAGGGAAAGATTATCTAAAATCCATTTATTTACTACACAGGAGCATCATTCTGCATCTGGCTACTCGGAAATCCTCTTTTTCACCAAATTATTCGAGACAGATGGCtgtgaaaattgaaaatttgctACTCTCCCAACTATAAAAGCAATATTCACAACATAAACCAAGAGGAATAAACCTTTTCCATCCGCGAGTCAAGACATTGATTCCTCTTGTTCCTATCACCAGCAAAATCAAAACCGAGTATTTGAGGAGCTCAGTAAAGacaaaagaaacagagaaaaccATGAATGGAAGATCGCTTTAGCATGACGACGACCTTATGCAACAGTGACAGGTGCTACTAAAGATGGATTTTAAACTCGCTTTGGTCCATGCACCTACAGGCACACAAACACATCTTATGTTTGAGATAACAATAATCAACatccaaacaattaaaaatatttccacAACTTTTCCAATCAAGTGCATTACATCTCAAGTATGTTTACAAGCCTTGTGAGTTTGCTAATTCGAAAAAGAAGCTGTGGCAGAAACTAATTTACCTACAACATACATTGCAAATTGTTCTACCAGATAACAGTTATATTAAAAGGAGAAACAAAACAGAATGAATATGATGCAGAAAAGAATGATATTACAAATCAAATATGTGGGCAAAGAGTAGCAGATATAACTCACGTCAACTAGGATCTATTCCATTTTAATGTCAACCAGCcaccagaattttttttttttacaaacttcATTTTGCTTCCTCGTGTTCTCTGTCCCTGAATTACATCCCAGATGAGGACGTCCGGTTTATCCTTTGTGCGCCCAATTTTGAAGCAGCAGGTTTACCTCGGCCTCTACCAGCTACCAATGGTTTGGCCCTAGTAGTAGGCGGAGGAGCAGCGATAGCAGCCCAGGGGTCATCATCATCAAGTGCTGTAGCTGATTTGACATTCAAAGGTCTTGTCGTGGTTTTTGGAGCAGGGGCAGCTATAGAACCCCAtaaatcatcatcttcatcatttgTCACCTTCACTGTACTTTTTGGTCGCAAACTTGTAGCTGAGGAAGGAGgggtaaaattaataattaaagagaCTTGTTGAATATCTCACCAAGAGAACAGATGACAAGGATTTGCATCTAATATCAAAGCAGGTGCTAATAGACAGAAAGACATGCTTCTAGGAGAGCTCATTTGCGTACATCATGAATATATGTTAAAGACAGTCATTGACATTTTCATAGCGTAACAATATGTTCATGGAagcaattataataaaagaaataatactGCAAACAAAGTAAAATGGGACGTTCATAGGAAAAGGTAACGCAGATTTCTCTAAACAAGCAAGTACCCCGCAGAAGTCGTCCCCAAGGAAGGTCTTAAACCCATCCCTGGAAGCTCTACAGCAGACATAAGGATTTCAACTTCGGTATAATTGAAGCACTTTAAAAGGCTCCAAGTCTAAGAGTACCTTAAAGCCCAGTATCCAAAATGGTTTATAAAGCAACTCATAAGCCCGGAATTCAAAGGAGTTTCAAAGGGACCACATGAAACCAGTGGTAGTAAAGACTCTAAGGTGTCTCACAGACCCAGAAAAGGTTACATGGGCAAATAGGCCCAGCATTCATGAGGGATCCTAGAATGTAAAGAATTCTAGTTTAGACAAAAACCTCTGGAAGCAAGCCGAACATCCTACTTCATCAAGGACTGCTCCATTCAAGAAGACTACATAGAATTCTAGGAGGGATCTCCAGCACACTGCTATTGTCAGCTAGGCCTAGCTCTTTGCCATAAACCAGACACGCTAATGTGCTATGGCTTGCTTCAGGACAGCATTAGCAGCTGCAATTCTATGTGGAGCTCCATCTCCTGGGCTCCACTTGGCCCTGTTGAGCTTATGAATCAAGCAGCTTTTGGTATAACTATTAAAGAAATGTGATTGGTAAAGAGCTTGCTTTTAGGAAAAGCAATCAAGGTACAGGTTTATTAAGAGAGAAGCATGTCTTCTCCAGCTTGTCTTATAATCAGCTATAGAGGGTGGCTGCTTTACCTATAAGCACAACAAAACAAACTCTTAGTTAACCTTGATTCCATGAGGATTTCACCCACACAAAATGCGAGGAAATTTCTCTTACATGGTAACAGTTCCTATCATGCTGGCAGAAGAAGTTCTCAAAGGTTGAGACTCTTCAGGTCTTGTAATTGTTAAGGAGCACCTACCCTTGTCTCTAAATTTCTCCCCTCTTGTTCATGACAAGGGTTTCCATTCTCTACTCATTTATAACCAGCTCAGAATACCCTCAATTTCCCTCGGAATTGCTCCTCTTCCTTGAAACAATGCTTCTATACCATCccttttgatttcttgattttctgaTAATTCATTAATCCAAACATGTAGAAATGCAATTATGTGTACAGTTGATGACAGAACCATGCAGTTGAGCCAGATCCCAGATGGTCAAAGCATTCAGTCAGAAGcttatactttttaattaagaacTATAATTGTGTGTCTGAGTTATGTGTATGATGATGGTTTCACCTTGCGCTTTATGCTGAGAAACTGGCTGTGAGACCGGCCGCTTTTGAGCTGCTTGAATGTTCACAAGAGCTGGAGAAGGCTTTGGCTCTTCAAAAGGTTCAATATCATCCCACCCATCTTTGTCACTGCCCTGCTCTTCATGAATTCCATTTTCAATTTCCCCCCAGCCATCTGTTGAAGGAGGGGAATCCGGTACAGGTTGATCAGCCAAGTCTGTGCTGGAATTTATCTGGACTGCTGCTATACTTGGAGAGTCCATCACTACAATTGCCATACAAAACCACCATCCGATATTGAATAGTATAAATGCATCATAATAAAAGCAGGCATAAGCAATGATGAGGCAAGCATTGTTGAATCAACAGTGCATTTCACCAACTACTATCAGTGTGCAGTTAACGCTTCATGAGGCATGCCAGAGAACAAAATGGCCATTAAGATACTGGACAATTGGTCAATAGAAGCTCTCCTCCATTTAAACCGAtataaaaaggtaaaacaaGCTATTGAGATATATACCTGAGTTGGCATTGGAGGTTGTGGAAGATAGAGGGGAGCCAGAATTTGCAGGAGCAAGTGGAGCTTGTTCCAAAGGTTTACCTTTGATTGTCAAGGAGCTCATGGCCCATCTGAATGGAAAGGAATGGCTTCAGATTCAATACAAAATTCATGGAGCAAAAATGTAAGGAGAAATgctgaaggaaaataaaaactggacaaaaatatcattaatggtTTAGAGTTGCtttatgcattttttaaatgaagttaCACACTGCAAATGGAGATGCATCGGTCAAGGAGAATTAAGAGGGTGTTTAGGAGTCCTGCAGCCATTGCAACCAGTGCAATGTAACTTGTAAGCATCTGAACATGCAATTTTGATCATGAGAAATTGCTAATATTCATGTTCACcactcagaaaaaaaaaaaagaaatagattgATAtgcaattgataaaaaatataggaTATGAGATTACAAAGAAACTCTAATCTGAACCTCTAGGAAAAGATGAATACAACAAAAATGGGGCAGAAAAGGTTCAAAAGGAAAATacaacacacacatacactttcAGAATATATAGATGTTAAGAGTGCTCCTACCGATGGTAGTACATAGAAAAAACCACCAACTCAATTGACCAGCTACACCAGTGCTTAAATCCCAGTTATGGAAGGACTAGAGTCAAGCAAGAGCATTTTGAAGTTTTCCAATATGACAAATTCAGGAATAACTTACCCAAGTAAA
Coding sequences within:
- the LOC7459243 gene encoding DEAD-box ATP-dependent RNA helicase 17 isoform X1 produces the protein MDSKKKKEDKDNQKSEIFASCSFSALGLHPSLCNQLQERLGFEGPTLVQAQAIPVILSGRHVLVNAATGTGKTVAYLAPIIHHLHSYPSRIDRENGTFALVLVPTRELCLQVYEILQKLLHRFHWIVPGYVMGGENRSKEKARLRKGISILVATPGRLLDHLKNTASFVHTNLRWIIFDEADRILELGFGKEIEEILDLLGSRQIGSVGNGNQVSSLSNFQGQNLLLSATLNEKVNHLAKISLENPVMIGLDDKKIQPDQSVDHIETAESDEDDGLGYSKVKNSSTGDYKLPAQLVQRYVKVPCGSRLAVLLSILKNLFEREASHKIVVFFSTCDAVDFHYSLLSEFCWSPNSQSEAEHTERFLRCNTLRLHGNMKQEDRRNTFQAFKTEKSALLLSTDIAARGLDFPKVRCIVQYDSPGEATEYVHRVGRTARLGEKGDSLLFLQPVEVDYLHDLEKHGVSLTEYPILKVLGSFPLYGQVYRARKFVSLDLHPWVLYLQRALESFILSEPRMNKLAQTAFCSWVRAYTAHRGDLKRIFMVKKLHLGHVSRSFGLKQQPSLVGQSFQNQSKKRKREGKQKGLSKQRKFTRKTRT
- the LOC7459243 gene encoding DEAD-box ATP-dependent RNA helicase 17 isoform X2, producing MELLVYEILQKLLHRFHWIVPGYVMGGENRSKEKARLRKGISILVATPGRLLDHLKNTASFVHTNLRWIIFDEADRILELGFGKEIEEILDLLGSRQIGSVGNGNQVSSLSNFQGQNLLLSATLNEKVNHLAKISLENPVMIGLDDKKIQPDQSVDHIETAESDEDDGLGYSKVKNSSTGDYKLPAQLVQRYVKVPCGSRLAVLLSILKNLFEREASHKIVVFFSTCDAVDFHYSLLSEFCWSPNSQSEAEHTERFLRCNTLRLHGNMKQEDRRNTFQAFKTEKSALLLSTDIAARGLDFPKVRCIVQYDSPGEATEYVHRVGRTARLGEKGDSLLFLQPVEVDYLHDLEKHGVSLTEYPILKVLGSFPLYGQVYRARKFVSLDLHPWVLYLQRALESFILSEPRMNKLAQTAFCSWVRAYTAHRGDLKRIFMVKKLHLGHVSRSFGLKQQPSLVGQSFQNQSKKRKREGKQKGLSKQRKFTRKTRT